The Collibacillus ludicampi region CAAATCATGATCTGGTCTACATTTATCGTTCTTATCTTGGCCGCCAATTCTACGTTCACGGGCTTCCCGCAACTTGCGGCGCTTGTCGCGTCTGACGGATTTTTGCCGCGTGCCTTGACGGTTCGTGGCGACCGTTTGGGATATTCGAACGGAATGCTGATTTTAACAGCTCTTGCATCCCTGTTAATCATTGGATTTGAAGCGAGGACGGAAGCTCTGATTCCGCTCTATTCGATCGGTGTATTTGTGTCGTTTACCATCGCACAGATCGGTCTAGTACGCCGTTGGATCCGCGTGAAAGGTTCCTACTGGAAGGTAAAAATGTCCATGAACGCCATTGGCGCTCTTACGACCATCAGTGTTTTGATCGTTGTCGCTTCAACGAAGTTTACAGAAGGGGCATGGATTGTACTCATCGTCTTGCCCGCAATCATCTTCGGTTGCTTAGGTATAAAACGTCATTATAACCAAGTGGCCAATGAGTTGCGCATTGATTTTGAAACTCATAAACCGAGTTCCCATCACATACTAACCATTGTGCTCATCTCGGGGATCCACCGTGTTGTACTCAATACGATATCGTTTGCGCAGAGTCTCAACACCGATGTGGTTGCTGTATACGTGGGGTTTAACGAACAGGATATTGAACGAATGGAACAGAAATGGGAGGACTGGGGTTCTCCTTGCCGTTTGATCACGCTCAAGAGCGAATATAGGTCTCTCCTTGGTCCAATCACCCGTTTTCTTAAACGGATGGAAACGAAAGAAGGGAGGCCGGATCATGTTCACATCATCATTCCGCAATTTATTCCGAGAAAATGGTGGCACTATTTCTTGCATAATCAAAGTGCCCTGCTCTTGCGTGCCTGGTTATTGAGAAACAAAGACGTTGTGATTACCACTGTACCGTATCACTTACAAAAATAATACATCCATGTAAAGGAAAACTCCCCTGGCATTCGCAGGGGAGTTTTACATATATGTTCCATATGAAACCGGTACAAACGCATGATCACACTCTTTACGCGTAGATGATTCCAAATAGCTAGAACATAGGCGCATGTCTCAACCGCCGTATGTATTTAAAGCTTAAGCCGATCAAAAAGAGTAAAAACAAAAGAAGCGCCAAACTTCCCCAGACTCCGCCGATCATGGCGAACGAATCATAGATTCCATGTAAGAAAGCAGGAATGATATAAGCCCGATGGATAGGACCGATTCCCATTTTTGCAAGCGAAAAATAATATCCCATCGCAATACCGAAAAGCATATGCGCGGGAATCGCTGTGATGGATCGCAAAAACGCGACGGTGAGACCATAGCTTGTTACGTATAAAACATTTTCGACCATCGCGAACCCTAGCGCGACAGCGACGGCATATACGACTCCGTCGATGGGCTCTTCAAATTCACGATGGCGGTAGATCCCTCTTTGGAAAAATCCCGCTTTTAAAAACTCTTCCACCATACCCGCTACAAAAAAAGCCGTGAACAAAATCGGGTAGAGACCGTGGTGATCTGGATGCAAGGCTCTGCTTACGAGCAGTTGACGTTCAACGAGTCCGGCAGGGAAAGGGACAAGAGCTCCCATGATAAACATCCGCACAACTTCATGCTTAGGTTCCAGATTTCGTTGATCAATACCGTAAATCAAAAACATCAAAATGATGGCTGGTAAAATGGCGCTATAGATCAATATCAGCACTTGACGCCCTCCTTCTATAAAGGAAATACGTTAACGATTGATAGTCTGTCCAGTTGTCCACGGATCAACAAACAGATTGAACAACGAATGTGATTGGGGCGAATCATGATCAGACGATCACTGAATGAAAACCATGAAGTTGAGCAGAATACCTCTTGAATTCATGATGATTTTGATTCAGGAGGCATTTTATGAAAAACAGATACAGATTATTGCTCATATCACTCCTCATGATCTTACTATTGGATATAACAGCGTGTACGCGAGGTCAGGTCATGCGGGAACCGAATCAGCGTGCCAAAGTTCAGCAGATTCACTATAAGGAATGGTTGGAAGCGGCCAACCGAATGCCGTACGAAGAGCATCGCAAACATATACAAAATATGTCGCAATTATTTCCCGGTGTTGTTTTTTACAAAGGGAATCCCAATAAAAAATGGGTGGCATTGACGTTTGACGACGGTCCCGATAACTATTACACCTATAAAATCTTGGACATTCTTCACGAGAAGAAAGCTCCGGCGACTTTTTTCATCGTCGGAAA contains the following coding sequences:
- a CDS encoding PrsW family glutamic-type intramembrane protease → MLILIYSAILPAIILMFLIYGIDQRNLEPKHEVVRMFIMGALVPFPAGLVERQLLVSRALHPDHHGLYPILFTAFFVAGMVEEFLKAGFFQRGIYRHREFEEPIDGVVYAVAVALGFAMVENVLYVTSYGLTVAFLRSITAIPAHMLFGIAMGYYFSLAKMGIGPIHRAYIIPAFLHGIYDSFAMIGGVWGSLALLLFLLFLIGLSFKYIRRLRHAPMF